The following nucleotide sequence is from Saccharothrix texasensis.
CACCAACTGGGGCGACACCGCCCGCTTCTCCCGCATCACGGTCTACGGCTCGGCGTCGATCTGCGACAAGTACAAGGGCGTCCCGAAGGGCAGCGAGCCGACCAAGATCGGCTCCGGCGCGGACGGCGTGAACTGCTTCTACTCGTCGTCCGACATCACCTACCGGTAGGCGGCGGCACGACACCGATCGAGGTCGCGGCCACCCGGCCGCGACCTCGATCCGTCACCGCCGCCGGACTCGGCGTGGATCTTCCCCGACCGGTTGCCCGGCGTCGCGGGCGAGTTCGGATACCGTGTGGGACGACCGGGCGGCGTGGCGTGAGCAGGGGCAAGGGGCAACGACGGTGACCAGCTGGATCGATGTGATCAACTACGTCCGGACGCGGTACGAGGTGCTGGAGGAGACCGACAGCTGGCTGCGCTTCCGGCTCGACCTGGGCGAGAGCCGGACCCAGCAGGTCTCCGTGCACCACGTGCCGGAGTCGGACGGCGTGGCGTGGGTCGAGATCTCCTCGCCCGTCGGCCAGGCCGACGCGATCGACCTGAAGCGGCTGCTCGTGCTCGCGGGCACCTCGGCCGTCGGCGGGGCCGCCGTGGTCGACGACGTCGCCCTGCTCAAGCACACCGTGCCGCTGGAGGACCTGAGCGTGCGGGAGGAGTTCGAACGCCCGCTGATGCTGCTGGTCACCGCCGCCGACGCGTTCGAGCACGAGCTGACCTCGACCGACGACTTCTGATCGCGGGTTTCGCGGTCGGGGCCTGCGGCCGATCCCGTTGGTGGCTGAACACCACCGTGCCGCGACGGAGGAACGTCATGACGGCTGAACGGCTTGAAGGTCATCTGGTCCGGGATCCGCGCACGCTGCGCACCGACGTCGAAGCGCAGCTGGACCAGGCGGCGGAGGAGGTCAGCAGGCGGCTCGGCGGCAAGATCGACCACCAGGTCGTGCGCGCGGCCGTGTCCGACGCCTACCAGCGGCTCGCCGCCAAGGCGAAGTTCCCCAACTTCCTGCCGATCCTGGCCGCGCGGTCCGCTCAGCGGAGCCTGCGCGGGACCTGACGTCACGACAGCGGCAGCTCCGCCCACACCGTCTTGCCCTCGGCGGCGAGGTGCGTGCCCCAGCGGCGTTGCGACAGGTGGTCGACCATGACCAGGCCCCGGCCCCGGAACGCGCCGAGGCGGGACGCGCCGGCCACCGGCAGGAGCTCAGGGCTGCCGTCGTCCACTTCGATCAGCAGGGAATCGCTGTCCCGCGACCGCCGCACGCGCAGCTGGCGAGGCGCCCGCGCGTGGTCGTAGGCGTTGGACACCAGTTCCGTGCAGATCAGCATCAAGTCCTGCAGCACGTCCTCGGCGAGTTCGGCGAGCACGGTCGCGAGCCACTGCCGGATCTGGGCCAGCGGCGCGACCGGTGTGGTCAGGTCCACGCTCACCCTGGCGGCGAGCGTGTTCTCCGACGAGGTCATGTGACCGTCCCCCAGGACACCCGGGCCGCCCCGCCTGTTCGAAACGGCCTCGGTGCGTCGGGGTACCCCGACCGACCCGAACGCACACATCGAGGCGCGGCCGTCGCGCCGAGCACATGCCGCGCTACGGATCGTGATCTACCCTTGCTTTCCGTGACAGAGGAGACGGTTCCGGTGGACGACCCGGTGGCGGTGCTGCGCGTGGCGGTGGACTCCGCCGTGCAGGCGGTGCTGCGCCTGGACCCCCGCCACGCCGACGCCCGGCAGGAGATCGACCGCGTGCTCGCCGGGTTCGCCACCGCCACCGCCCCGGTGCGGGACCGCCTGCTGGAACTGGCGGCGCTGACGCCGAACGGCCCGGTGTCGACCGCGCTCGGGTTCCTCCGCGACGCCGGCGACCAGGCCGCCGGCGGTGATGTCCAGGCCGCGCGCGTCTTCCTGCTCGCCGGCCGCACCGCCCTGTTCCGCCTCGCGCGGGCCGGCCCGACCGACGGCTGATCCACGCGGTCAGCCGGACCGGCCCCCGGTCCACGTCTCCGCGCCGGACAGGGTGTCGCGCGCCAGTTGCTCCAGCACGTCGGACATCCGTCCCGCACGGGCGAAGGCGCGCCGCTGCCGCTCCGCACCGCCGCCGTCGCTGTCCAGGGTGGACAGCAGCCGGCGGACCAGGGCGGGCTCGTCGAGCTGGTCCTCGACGCGGTGCACGAGCCGGTCCAGCAGCAGCCGCGCGGGCACCAGCCGGCCGGACAGCACGTCCAGGGACAGTCCCGCGAGGCCGTCGCGCGCGGCCCGCCACGTGGCGGCGCGCAGCACCTCCGTCGGCACCGGCGGGGCCGTCAGCCCTCGCCGGAGGTCGGCCAGCGCCGTGCGCACGAGGCCGTGCACCAGCGCGGCCAGCAGCACCGCTTCGTCCACGGTGGCCGCGACGTCGGCGACCCGCACCTCCACGGTCGGCAGGTGCGCGGACGGCCGGACGTCCCAGTAGATCATCCGCCGGTCGCGGGCCGACCCGGCGGCGAGCAGCATGTCGCAGGTGGCCTCGTAGTGCGCCGCCGACTCGAAGTACGGCGGCGGCCCGCCGCTCGGCCAGCGCGACCAGACCATCGAGCGCCAGCTCGCGTAGCCGGTGTCCGCGCCGTTGACGAAGGGCGAGTTCGCGGTCACCGCCCCGAGCACCGGCAGCCACGGCCGCAGGTGGTTGCACACCTGCACCGCCGTCTCCAGGTCCGGCACGGCCACGTGCACGTGGCAACCGCAGATGGACTGCTCGGC
It contains:
- a CDS encoding ATP-binding protein, producing the protein MTSSENTLAARVSVDLTTPVAPLAQIRQWLATVLAELAEDVLQDLMLICTELVSNAYDHARAPRQLRVRRSRDSDSLLIEVDDGSPELLPVAGASRLGAFRGRGLVMVDHLSQRRWGTHLAAEGKTVWAELPLS
- a CDS encoding three-helix bundle dimerization domain-containing protein, which gives rise to MTAERLEGHLVRDPRTLRTDVEAQLDQAAEEVSRRLGGKIDHQVVRAAVSDAYQRLAAKAKFPNFLPILAARSAQRSLRGT
- a CDS encoding carboxylate-amine ligase produces the protein MATPTLGVEEEFLLVDARTGEPAPHGAEVVEAAQRRFGVELDVELLQSQVETRTPVCHDLADVHRQLTGLRMVAVEIARTLGFGLLAVGTPPVGATAGPTTDRDRYRGLTEDYRLLAAEQSICGCHVHVAVPDLETAVQVCNHLRPWLPVLGAVTANSPFVNGADTGYASWRSMVWSRWPSGGPPPYFESAAHYEATCDMLLAAGSARDRRMIYWDVRPSAHLPTVEVRVADVAATVDEAVLLAALVHGLVRTALADLRRGLTAPPVPTEVLRAATWRAARDGLAGLSLDVLSGRLVPARLLLDRLVHRVEDQLDEPALVRRLLSTLDSDGGGAERQRRAFARAGRMSDVLEQLARDTLSGAETWTGGRSG